One stretch of Rosistilla oblonga DNA includes these proteins:
- a CDS encoding ABC transporter ATP-binding protein yields the protein MAAPLLTAEQITRRDSATGRVLIDRVSMSIAAGERIGLVGSSGAGKTVLMRSMVLLDPVQEGRILWQGQPVVGSEVPGFRSRAMYLPQLVPVTDGTVEEFLRSPFEWKIHRDRRYDADRIAAWIDACGLNVDLPRGPMMQASGGERQLFALLRALQLDPIVVLFDEATASMDAELTRRVEAMISDWQAADPQRSIVWTSHSGEQIDRMTDRQIQLQAGQVVGERHGSVAGEAGNV from the coding sequence TTGGCTGCACCGCTACTGACCGCCGAACAGATCACCCGCCGCGATTCCGCCACCGGTCGCGTGTTGATCGATCGGGTTTCGATGTCGATCGCTGCCGGAGAACGGATCGGTTTGGTCGGTTCCAGCGGCGCAGGGAAGACTGTTTTGATGCGGTCGATGGTTTTGTTGGATCCGGTGCAAGAAGGCCGCATCTTATGGCAGGGGCAACCGGTTGTTGGAAGCGAGGTGCCCGGATTCCGCAGCCGTGCGATGTATCTGCCTCAATTGGTCCCGGTCACCGATGGGACTGTCGAAGAATTTCTGCGGTCGCCGTTTGAATGGAAGATCCATCGAGATCGCCGCTACGACGCCGATCGGATCGCGGCTTGGATCGACGCGTGTGGGTTGAATGTGGATTTGCCGCGAGGGCCGATGATGCAAGCCAGCGGCGGCGAGCGGCAGTTGTTTGCGCTGCTGCGAGCGCTGCAGTTGGATCCGATCGTCGTGCTGTTCGATGAAGCGACGGCGTCGATGGATGCTGAATTGACTCGTCGCGTCGAAGCGATGATTAGCGATTGGCAAGCGGCGGATCCACAGCGGTCGATCGTTTGGACCAGTCACAGCGGCGAGCAGATCGATCGGATGACCGATCGCCAGATCCAACTGCAAGCCGGGCAGGTTGTCGGCGAGCGACATGGAAGCGTGGCGGGGGAAGCAGGAAATGTGTAG
- a CDS encoding S41 family peptidase, whose protein sequence is MPVRNTYVIVAVMIVSIACYLKADRMKHAGPVGDAISMIDRYYVDPVDHRALVDGAMQGVVSQLDPYSQFIDPSSYGHFQDALQQRFAGIGIIVEQPDKEDRVRVVTPLFATPAFKAGLRPGDRIMEVDGTTTEGLEIGKVSDLLRGPEGTVVSILVQRGDQTLEVEVQRAWIPLESVLGDYRDSENNWVFRLREEPRIAYIRVTTFAEQTVEEVTAALEQLDNDFDSLIIDLRQNQGGLLSAAVDIADMFLEDEVIVTTRGRGGKLEAEFSATSGVLVDDDKPLVIMIDGDSASASEIVAASLKDHRRATVIGERTFGKGTVQNVLPLESGRSALKLTTARYYRPNGENIHRLEGSTDEDAWGVRPSDGFEVKMSDDQRMAAMKRLQSAAYPIMPGGTEVPVVKTATEEEAEKPAEAKADTPDAADTAESPDEAASAADTGKEPPADRHAIEQDPQLMRAVEFLKQTAAKSLKVAA, encoded by the coding sequence ATGCCTGTTCGCAACACCTATGTCATTGTGGCGGTGATGATCGTCTCGATCGCCTGTTATTTGAAGGCCGATCGAATGAAACACGCCGGCCCGGTCGGAGACGCGATCTCGATGATCGATCGCTATTATGTCGATCCGGTCGACCACCGCGCTTTGGTCGATGGAGCGATGCAGGGTGTGGTGAGCCAGTTGGATCCCTATTCGCAGTTCATCGATCCCAGTTCGTACGGCCATTTCCAAGACGCGCTGCAGCAGCGGTTTGCCGGGATCGGGATCATCGTCGAACAGCCCGACAAAGAGGACCGCGTGCGCGTCGTGACGCCTCTATTTGCAACGCCCGCGTTTAAGGCGGGGCTGCGACCGGGAGACCGGATCATGGAAGTCGATGGGACGACAACCGAAGGGCTCGAAATCGGAAAGGTCAGCGATTTGTTGCGCGGCCCCGAGGGGACTGTCGTTTCAATCCTGGTCCAGCGAGGCGATCAAACTTTGGAAGTCGAAGTGCAGCGCGCTTGGATCCCGCTGGAATCGGTGCTGGGAGATTACCGCGATTCCGAAAACAACTGGGTGTTCCGGCTGCGTGAAGAGCCGCGGATCGCCTACATCCGCGTGACGACGTTCGCCGAACAGACCGTCGAAGAGGTCACCGCGGCACTGGAACAATTGGACAACGATTTTGATTCGTTGATCATCGACCTGCGGCAGAATCAAGGCGGGCTGCTGTCGGCGGCTGTCGATATCGCCGACATGTTTCTCGAAGACGAAGTGATCGTGACGACCCGCGGCCGCGGCGGCAAGCTGGAGGCGGAGTTCTCGGCGACCTCGGGAGTGCTTGTCGACGACGACAAACCGCTTGTGATCATGATCGATGGTGATTCGGCCAGCGCCAGCGAGATCGTCGCTGCGAGCTTGAAGGATCACCGCCGAGCAACGGTCATCGGCGAGCGGACGTTCGGCAAGGGGACCGTTCAAAACGTGCTGCCGCTGGAATCGGGACGCAGCGCGTTGAAACTGACCACCGCCCGCTACTACCGCCCCAACGGCGAGAACATCCATCGCCTGGAGGGTTCGACTGACGAAGACGCTTGGGGCGTTCGTCCCAGCGACGGTTTCGAGGTCAAGATGTCCGACGACCAACGGATGGCCGCGATGAAGCGACTGCAAAGCGCCGCCTACCCGATCATGCCAGGTGGGACTGAGGTTCCCGTCGTGAAGACTGCGACGGAGGAAGAGGCGGAGAAACCGGCGGAGGCAAAAGCCGACACTCCCGACGCGGCCGACACGGCAGAGTCGCCCGATGAGGCTGCATCGGCGGCCGACACTGGGAAAGAACCGCCAGCGGATCGCCACGCGATCGAGCAGGATCCACAGCTGATGCGAGCTGTCGAGTTCCTGAAGCAGACGGCGGCAAAATCGCTGAAAGTTGCAGCTTGA
- the fabG gene encoding 3-oxoacyl-ACP reductase FabG, which produces MISIDLTQKTAVVTGGGQGLGLQTATTLHAAGANVVLTYFQDAAGVNQQRAEQAASGLGSRAKAVEGDVRDRDSIAAMFDAVVGHFGSLDIVVNNAAILRDRTLKKMSDDEWGSVIDTNLSGVYRVCKEASERIADGGRIVNMTSISGFTGFFGQANYSAAKAGVVGLTKAISKELASRRITVNAVAPGVVLTEMGASIPEAARAEMLKQIPLGRFGEPAEIANAILFLCSPLADYMTGQTLHVNGGWLV; this is translated from the coding sequence ATGATCAGCATCGACCTGACACAGAAGACAGCCGTGGTTACCGGTGGCGGACAAGGGCTGGGACTGCAGACGGCGACGACGCTGCACGCCGCTGGAGCCAACGTCGTGTTGACCTACTTCCAGGACGCTGCGGGGGTGAACCAGCAGCGAGCCGAGCAGGCGGCCAGCGGCTTGGGGTCGCGGGCGAAGGCGGTCGAAGGAGACGTCCGCGATCGCGATTCGATCGCAGCGATGTTTGATGCCGTGGTCGGGCACTTTGGATCGTTGGACATCGTCGTCAACAACGCGGCGATCTTGCGAGACCGCACGCTGAAGAAGATGTCCGATGACGAATGGGGTTCGGTGATCGATACGAACCTGTCGGGCGTCTATCGCGTTTGCAAAGAGGCGTCGGAGCGGATCGCCGATGGCGGGCGGATCGTTAACATGACATCGATCTCCGGCTTTACTGGCTTCTTCGGCCAGGCGAATTATTCAGCTGCCAAAGCGGGCGTGGTCGGACTGACCAAAGCGATCAGCAAGGAACTGGCCAGCCGAAGGATCACCGTCAACGCGGTCGCTCCCGGCGTGGTGCTGACCGAGATGGGAGCTTCGATTCCCGAAGCGGCCCGCGCCGAGATGCTGAAGCAAATTCCTTTGGGACGATTTGGTGAACCGGCGGAAATTGCCAACGCGATCCTGTTTCTGTGCAGCCCGCTGGCCGATTACATGACCGGCCAGACGCTGCACGTCAACGGCGGTTGGCTGGTCTAA